A stretch of Leptospira andrefontaineae DNA encodes these proteins:
- a CDS encoding molecular chaperone DnaJ yields MEDGDLLSRALDFYGLPKKFDANLVRSRFRELSRKYHPDSGEYETDLLFKELVQLRDVLLSSLQNESFIILENSKEDPEGFQFYKLAKQKAAQAIEKYFQFTDGNPVYLKKEDNPALLRLRDELETAKKELEDFLEKFPKSIWKEDTETTLKKISVWFKD; encoded by the coding sequence TTGGAAGACGGGGACCTGCTGAGCCGTGCCCTGGACTTTTACGGACTCCCCAAAAAATTCGACGCAAATCTAGTTCGGAGCAGATTCCGGGAACTCTCTCGTAAATATCATCCAGATTCGGGGGAATACGAAACGGATCTTTTATTCAAAGAGCTTGTCCAATTAAGGGATGTTCTTCTTTCTTCTCTCCAAAACGAATCTTTTATAATTTTAGAAAATTCTAAAGAAGATCCGGAAGGATTCCAATTCTATAAACTAGCCAAACAAAAAGCCGCCCAAGCGATCGAAAAATATTTTCAGTTCACGGATGGAAACCCTGTATACTTAAAGAAGGAAGACAATCCTGCACTTCTGCGTTTAAGAGACGAATTGGAAACTGCTAAAAAAGAATTGGAAGATTTTTTGGAAAAATTCCCCAAAAGTATCTGGAAAGAAGATACTGAAACTACTCTTAAAAAAATAAGCGTATGGTTTAAAGATTAA
- a CDS encoding LIC11661 family lipoprotein produces MNLFLSGRMSAFFSILLLIFSLFSCYNYSANRIVTTPPTLVGITLIGTGVYELRLRAGNPEAFFSGYTLYTGSTVDASRNPSDFSSGKACQLPLNMLPNQPREYSIEVNPTAGPLAVPGPGENTNRVCKIVATLNSGDYVTLRSSVISLDLNSGTKDIYVFSMPSNTLQVP; encoded by the coding sequence ATGAATCTTTTTTTATCCGGAAGAATGAGCGCATTCTTCTCTATCTTACTACTAATCTTTTCGTTATTCTCTTGTTATAATTATTCCGCAAATCGGATCGTTACTACTCCACCTACTTTGGTAGGGATCACTTTGATCGGCACAGGAGTATATGAACTCAGGCTAAGAGCAGGAAATCCGGAAGCATTTTTTAGCGGTTATACTTTATATACCGGAAGTACCGTAGACGCATCTAGGAACCCTTCTGATTTTTCTTCTGGGAAAGCATGCCAACTTCCCTTAAATATGCTTCCGAACCAGCCAAGAGAATATTCTATAGAAGTAAATCCGACTGCAGGTCCACTCGCGGTTCCTGGTCCTGGAGAAAATACAAACAGAGTCTGTAAAATTGTGGCGACTTTAAATTCAGGCGATTACGTAACCCTTAGATCTTCTGTGATCTCTTTGGATTTGAATAGTGGAACAAAAGATATTTATGTATTCTCTATGCCTTCGAATACATTACAAGTTCCTTAA
- a CDS encoding HNH endonuclease, which yields MDVLTQPVLVLNATYVPVAIRTVKDAVILLILRKAELIKDEKGLFIRSEKLKLATPRIILLTDYYKVPKRKHKLSRENIFLRDDHECVYCKRKLPSSRLTLDHVIPKSRWDEIPREKKPKDYHTWENLVTACRDCNSKKGNKLLQELKWDMPENRSTNKRRFPQFSVSTQLVEKFGWADYIHS from the coding sequence ATGGATGTTCTAACCCAACCTGTGTTGGTGCTGAACGCGACCTATGTCCCGGTTGCGATCCGAACCGTTAAAGACGCCGTTATCCTTCTAATTCTCCGAAAAGCAGAACTTATTAAAGACGAAAAAGGCCTTTTTATCAGGTCTGAAAAGCTTAAGTTAGCAACTCCTAGAATTATCCTCCTTACAGACTATTATAAGGTCCCTAAACGTAAGCATAAACTCTCTAGAGAAAATATATTCTTAAGAGACGATCATGAGTGCGTGTATTGCAAACGCAAACTGCCTTCTTCCAGACTCACCTTGGATCATGTGATCCCCAAAAGCCGCTGGGATGAGATCCCTCGGGAAAAAAAACCGAAGGATTATCATACCTGGGAAAATCTGGTTACTGCTTGCAGGGACTGCAATAGCAAAAAAGGGAACAAACTTCTGCAAGAACTCAAATGGGATATGCCTGAAAATCGATCGACAAACAAGAGACGTTTTCCACAATTTTCAGTATCCACCCAATTGGTCGAAAAATTCGGCTGGGCGGATTATATACACAGCTAA
- a CDS encoding DedA family protein, which yields MDLVNIPDLVNFFSRFGNEFAYLAVFSTLILCGFGLPIPEDISLVSGGVLAGLGYANEHVMFGVGMAGVLVGDGSVFLLGRVFGEKVLQIPFIAKFLTPERFSKVQEKFSQYGNWVVFMARFMPGLRMPIYLTAGTSDRISFFRFLFLDMFAAAISVPIWVYLGHYGAKNLDQLSTLVHQGQITVFALLGILVLGLVLYFTIKKKRSGK from the coding sequence ATGGATCTAGTTAATATCCCGGATTTAGTCAATTTTTTTTCCCGCTTTGGGAATGAGTTCGCTTACTTAGCAGTTTTCTCCACTCTAATTCTTTGCGGTTTCGGTCTTCCTATTCCTGAGGATATCTCCCTGGTTTCCGGAGGAGTTTTGGCAGGTTTAGGATATGCAAACGAACATGTAATGTTCGGTGTAGGAATGGCTGGAGTTCTTGTAGGAGACGGTTCCGTATTTTTACTTGGAAGAGTTTTCGGGGAGAAGGTATTACAAATTCCTTTCATTGCCAAGTTTTTGACCCCGGAAAGATTTTCAAAAGTGCAGGAGAAGTTTTCCCAATACGGAAACTGGGTTGTATTCATGGCCAGGTTCATGCCAGGTCTTAGGATGCCCATTTATCTAACGGCTGGGACTTCTGATCGTATTTCCTTCTTTAGATTTTTGTTCTTGGATATGTTCGCTGCTGCGATTTCCGTTCCGATCTGGGTCTATCTCGGTCATTATGGAGCGAAAAATTTAGACCAGCTCAGCACCTTGGTTCACCAAGGGCAAATTACAGTCTTTGCATTATTAGGAATTCTTGTATTAGGCCTAGTTCTATATTTCACGATCAAAAAGAAACGTTCTGGGAAATAA
- a CDS encoding deoxyguanosinetriphosphate triphosphohydrolase, translating to MQKNRNQIIQAENSLLAGYAVLQDDTGGREYKEEEHPYRIPFQRDRDRVVHSSAFKRLQYKTQVFVYSVGENYRNRLTHTLEVAGISRTIASALGLNSLLAETIALAHDLGHTPFGHAGQDMLSDLMGEFGGFEHNKQSVRIVTILETRYPEFPGLNLSKETLKGMMKHGAEYDGSTLGKERKSEGPSLEAQCADVADEIAYTSHDIDDGLEMGYLKAEDLNSLSLWAETSEIVKGKFPKLDGKVFVRTIIRELTNSMVSNMISTIESRISDWKISDRNDLNHAYQEGKRIATYEPSYGEKVRELKSFLYKTLYRHPSVVVTSDKGRDIIETLFFHFRKQPDSIPETYKRRIEKEGLERCVCDYVAGMTDRYAEEMASTIGK from the coding sequence GTGCAAAAAAACAGAAACCAAATTATCCAAGCCGAAAATTCTCTTTTAGCAGGCTATGCTGTTTTGCAGGACGACACTGGGGGAAGAGAATATAAAGAAGAAGAACACCCATACCGTATTCCTTTCCAAAGAGATAGAGATAGGGTAGTTCATTCAAGTGCATTCAAAAGATTACAGTATAAGACCCAAGTATTCGTCTATTCTGTAGGCGAGAATTATCGCAATCGTCTCACTCACACTTTAGAAGTTGCTGGAATTTCTAGAACGATCGCTTCCGCTCTTGGACTTAATTCATTACTCGCCGAAACGATCGCACTTGCTCACGATCTAGGGCATACACCTTTCGGACATGCAGGACAGGACATGCTTTCGGATCTAATGGGAGAATTCGGAGGATTCGAACATAATAAACAATCAGTTAGGATAGTCACCATCTTGGAAACACGTTATCCGGAATTTCCAGGACTAAATCTTTCCAAAGAGACTCTAAAAGGAATGATGAAACATGGAGCAGAATATGACGGCTCTACCTTGGGAAAGGAAAGAAAGAGCGAGGGCCCAAGTTTAGAGGCACAATGCGCGGATGTAGCCGATGAGATCGCATACACAAGTCATGATATAGACGATGGTTTGGAAATGGGTTATCTAAAAGCAGAAGATCTGAACTCACTTTCTCTTTGGGCCGAAACTTCTGAAATAGTAAAAGGTAAGTTCCCAAAACTGGATGGAAAAGTTTTTGTTCGGACAATTATTAGAGAACTTACCAATAGTATGGTTTCTAATATGATTTCCACCATAGAATCCAGGATCTCCGACTGGAAAATTTCAGATCGGAATGATTTGAATCATGCTTATCAAGAAGGAAAAAGGATCGCAACGTATGAGCCGTCCTACGGGGAGAAGGTCAGAGAATTAAAATCTTTTCTATACAAAACTCTATACAGACATCCTTCCGTAGTGGTCACAAGTGATAAGGGAAGAGATATTATAGAAACATTATTTTTTCACTTTAGAAAACAGCCTGATTCTATTCCGGAAACGTATAAAAGAAGAATAGAAAAAGAAGGTTTAGAAAGATGTGTATGCGACTACGTGGCCGGAATGACCGACAGATACGCAGAAGAAATGGCATCCACTATAGGAAAATGA
- a CDS encoding cysteine desulfurase family protein: MKRIKYFDYNATHPPIPGLLNKILEEYEEDFFNPSGPTRFSLARQGKIEEARKVLAKLTGKDPKGFVFTSSGTEADYSLIYFAKQFVKTTAYLSPFEHAAMYSSFRSLGIPYKVLSADKSGLVSLSELESYLKSEPGPVFVLHAGNETGVIQPIEDLAEVSAKYGMPFYSDLIQSFSKIPVPFSVLNGFTFSGHKIGGGLGSSVLWFDPKHLPEGGVFQGGNQENGHRAGTENSPSILALAEAAKIQFAEMENKNKRLEYYRNKIESKLKSLGAEIVAENSPRLFSTTFALLPLDDLDFFMMGIEEKGFAVSTGSSCKSRSREAAPSLLSMGYSNEEALRAIRISTGLYTTEEEVDSLLIALEETILSIR, translated from the coding sequence ATGAAAAGAATTAAATACTTCGATTATAATGCGACCCATCCTCCTATTCCAGGTTTATTAAATAAGATCTTAGAAGAATACGAGGAGGACTTTTTTAATCCTTCCGGTCCTACTCGATTTTCTTTGGCAAGACAAGGCAAGATCGAAGAAGCAAGGAAAGTTTTAGCTAAACTTACTGGAAAGGATCCGAAAGGATTCGTATTTACATCTTCGGGGACAGAAGCGGATTATTCACTCATATATTTCGCAAAACAATTTGTCAAAACAACTGCTTATTTATCTCCCTTCGAACATGCTGCCATGTATTCTTCTTTTAGAAGTTTAGGAATTCCTTATAAAGTTCTAAGTGCTGATAAATCAGGACTGGTTTCCCTTTCCGAATTAGAGTCTTATTTGAAAAGTGAGCCGGGTCCGGTTTTTGTTCTGCATGCAGGCAATGAAACAGGTGTGATCCAACCGATCGAGGATTTGGCGGAAGTTTCCGCTAAATATGGAATGCCTTTTTACTCGGATCTAATCCAATCATTCTCTAAAATTCCAGTTCCATTTTCAGTTCTGAACGGGTTTACATTTTCCGGTCATAAAATCGGCGGAGGTCTCGGCTCTTCCGTTTTATGGTTCGATCCAAAACATCTGCCAGAAGGCGGAGTGTTCCAAGGAGGAAATCAGGAGAATGGACATAGAGCGGGTACGGAAAATTCTCCTTCAATTCTAGCTTTGGCAGAAGCTGCAAAAATCCAATTTGCGGAAATGGAGAATAAAAACAAAAGACTAGAATATTATAGAAATAAGATAGAATCCAAACTCAAAAGTTTAGGTGCAGAAATAGTAGCGGAGAATTCTCCAAGGCTATTTTCCACGACGTTTGCACTACTTCCTTTGGACGATCTAGACTTTTTTATGATGGGAATAGAGGAAAAAGGATTTGCGGTTTCTACAGGATCTTCTTGCAAATCCAGATCCAGAGAAGCAGCACCTTCTTTACTTTCAATGGGATATTCTAATGAGGAAGCTCTTAGAGCGATCCGTATTTCCACCGGTTTATATACTACGGAAGAAGAAGTGGACTCCCTCTTAATCGCTCTGGAAGAAACAATTCTTTCCATTAGATAA
- a CDS encoding tetratricopeptide repeat protein, with protein sequence MKHASIIPILLVSVLDAGTLLASPQNTDSVFVCRDVDASGRAKSVWPAYYYSLGLESLNKARNSEGRERTEEIIEAVRNFQDYIRCSEAVGVPVSAVFRWNKALAHYYLGQWKDAVSELDLAEKSDPNFRETYILKGTILLNSGEYDKAAAYLESHLSKFSEDPDFYYLLSSAELALKNDAKSVLYLSSLRDLIKQKDSNPKYPEFVYLSLGKTYFALGQNTKALFYISGYLEMRPENWEIRFLLAKILDQLGKFSQAKKQLQRILQEIQGNSSVELMLGEMYFIESRSMAAGYFEELKKKGKLNKDGVLFGLYSVLNSKYSEARRILFPLKERFPKRLSIRLGILEIQKRDPNIDKKEYIRELIEVASIALQSQLTTLAETLLLESIKITEQEKLDPRILAEQYDFLAGVYEQSGSVFRSIISVRKAIQYSPSPEDSKKYELHLAFLLRGNPPGKIQESEEIIQNILKNDPNNHYAYYLLGIVLFQSEKLEASRAAFEQAIRLEPKSSVYHFYRASTLEKLGRLPEMEADLRKSMELDPENPIAYNYLGYHYSEKGIRLDEALDLIRKAVELAPDNEAYQDSLGWIYYKKGRVDEALLHLNLAFQILQDKNEYDPTICEHLGDVHHERREFADARRFWEKSETLFQKKEDKVRIREKLERLRTNPVSNKS encoded by the coding sequence ATGAAACACGCAAGCATTATTCCGATCCTTCTGGTATCCGTTCTGGATGCAGGTACCTTACTTGCTTCTCCCCAAAATACTGACTCCGTTTTTGTATGTAGGGATGTTGATGCTTCGGGAAGAGCCAAGTCTGTTTGGCCGGCTTATTATTATTCTCTAGGTTTAGAGAGTTTAAATAAGGCCAGAAATTCCGAAGGAAGGGAAAGAACAGAAGAGATCATAGAAGCAGTCCGAAATTTCCAAGATTATATCCGTTGTTCCGAAGCTGTAGGAGTTCCTGTTTCCGCAGTATTCCGTTGGAATAAAGCATTGGCTCATTATTATTTAGGCCAATGGAAAGATGCTGTTTCAGAACTGGATCTGGCCGAAAAGTCGGACCCAAATTTCAGAGAGACCTATATTTTAAAAGGAACCATTCTTTTAAACAGCGGAGAATATGATAAGGCTGCGGCCTATTTAGAATCTCATCTGAGTAAGTTTTCGGAAGATCCTGATTTTTATTATTTATTAAGTTCTGCAGAACTTGCTTTGAAGAATGATGCAAAATCTGTCCTATATTTAAGCTCACTGAGAGACTTGATCAAACAAAAAGATTCTAATCCTAAATATCCTGAATTCGTATATTTATCTTTAGGAAAAACATACTTTGCTTTAGGCCAGAATACAAAGGCGCTCTTCTATATTTCAGGTTATCTGGAGATGAGGCCTGAAAACTGGGAAATTCGATTTCTTCTCGCAAAAATATTGGATCAACTAGGCAAGTTTTCCCAAGCCAAAAAGCAACTCCAGAGAATACTACAAGAGATCCAGGGAAATTCTTCCGTGGAGCTAATGCTTGGAGAGATGTACTTTATAGAAAGTAGATCCATGGCTGCCGGTTATTTTGAGGAACTAAAGAAAAAAGGAAAACTGAATAAAGACGGGGTCCTATTCGGGCTGTATTCCGTTCTGAATTCCAAATATTCGGAGGCGAGGCGTATTCTTTTCCCTTTAAAAGAAAGATTTCCTAAAAGATTATCCATTCGACTTGGGATTTTAGAGATCCAAAAAAGAGATCCTAATATTGATAAAAAAGAATATATTCGGGAATTAATTGAAGTAGCATCAATTGCACTCCAATCACAATTGACCACACTTGCAGAAACATTACTTCTCGAATCTATTAAGATCACAGAACAAGAAAAACTAGATCCAAGGATCCTCGCAGAACAATACGATTTTTTAGCCGGAGTATACGAACAATCAGGTTCCGTATTTAGATCTATAATTTCTGTTCGTAAGGCGATCCAGTATTCTCCTTCTCCAGAAGATTCTAAAAAGTATGAATTACATTTGGCATTCTTGCTCCGAGGAAATCCTCCGGGGAAGATCCAGGAGTCGGAAGAGATCATTCAGAATATTCTAAAAAATGATCCGAATAATCATTATGCGTATTATCTTTTAGGAATTGTATTATTTCAATCCGAGAAGTTAGAAGCAAGCAGAGCTGCGTTCGAACAAGCAATTCGATTGGAACCTAAATCTTCCGTGTATCATTTTTACAGGGCTTCCACTTTAGAAAAACTAGGAAGGCTTCCTGAGATGGAAGCGGATCTACGCAAGTCTATGGAACTAGATCCTGAAAATCCGATCGCATACAATTATTTAGGTTATCATTATTCTGAAAAAGGAATTCGCCTGGACGAGGCACTTGATCTTATCCGAAAAGCAGTCGAGCTTGCTCCGGATAACGAAGCGTACCAAGATAGTTTGGGTTGGATCTATTATAAGAAGGGAAGGGTGGATGAAGCTCTATTACATTTGAATCTTGCCTTCCAAATTTTGCAGGATAAAAACGAATATGATCCTACTATCTGTGAACATTTAGGTGATGTTCATCATGAAAGAAGAGAGTTTGCGGATGCCAGAAGATTCTGGGAAAAATCGGAAACTCTTTTTCAAAAGAAGGAAGACAAAGTTCGAATTCGGGAAAAATTGGAGAGGTTAAGAACGAATCCGGTCTCAAATAAATCTTAG
- a CDS encoding enoyl-CoA hydratase/isomerase family protein, whose protein sequence is MLDVEKNGHILELYIKTNETNSLGREFFRKFREVLEQAENDRSVKSILLSGRNDKFFSNGFDPEIFVGKNLEEIKEVLREALGACGRVLFSPKPVVCAMNGHSMGVGAVIAIFSDYRILVEKKGRLGFPESLIGINFPSTAGTVLKDLVGMKTARDLLYSGRGLKADEAVQVGLVEESATPEELITKARKWCSQFQDMAMESVVGVKIALRDSQRLLADTLEKRDVDLLAQAIASSNGQEGMKSIQERRRPVFT, encoded by the coding sequence ATGTTAGACGTAGAAAAAAACGGCCATATTTTAGAACTTTATATCAAAACAAACGAGACTAATTCTTTAGGAAGGGAGTTTTTCCGCAAATTTAGAGAAGTGCTTGAACAGGCGGAAAACGACAGATCCGTAAAATCTATCCTTCTTTCCGGAAGAAACGATAAGTTTTTTTCAAATGGATTCGATCCTGAGATCTTCGTAGGCAAAAACTTGGAAGAAATCAAAGAAGTTCTAAGAGAAGCACTTGGTGCTTGTGGTAGAGTTTTATTTTCTCCTAAACCGGTCGTTTGTGCGATGAACGGTCACTCTATGGGGGTGGGAGCAGTAATTGCTATATTCTCCGATTATAGAATTCTCGTAGAGAAAAAAGGAAGATTAGGTTTTCCTGAATCCTTGATCGGTATCAATTTCCCATCCACCGCAGGAACAGTTTTGAAAGATCTAGTCGGAATGAAAACTGCTAGAGATCTTTTGTATAGCGGAAGGGGCCTAAAAGCAGACGAGGCTGTTCAAGTGGGACTCGTAGAAGAATCCGCTACTCCTGAAGAACTTATTACAAAAGCGAGAAAATGGTGTTCTCAATTCCAAGATATGGCAATGGAATCTGTAGTAGGAGTAAAAATTGCTCTTAGAGATTCTCAACGTTTGCTTGCAGACACTCTAGAAAAAAGAGATGTGGATCTTCTTGCACAAGCAATTGCTAGTTCTAATGGACAGGAAGGAATGAAATCCATCCAGGAAAGAAGACGCCCGGTCTTTACCTGA
- a CDS encoding FAD-binding oxidoreductase, translating to MFYHELNPKIDYSRSNLRWNAWGANDQDFGRKAQMPEILKLLQREFKLDSIRETPAVSLDDIKLPNGKLSQNDIKNLSSIVGKSNFKNDRYERIFHSAGRSYYDVLRLHFNSLKSFVDGVVYPKKDSEIIKILEYCSKNKITVIPFGGGSSVVGGVEVIKGKGQKAVLSLDMTGMTELLSFDPISMTATFQAGIYGPKLEYGLNLKGYTLGHFPQSFEYSTLGGWVAARSAGQQSNRYGKIEEILSSVKLISPNGTVETLRAPASSIGPDWNQIIAGSEGLLGIISEVTIKIHKIPETRKYFGLVFPDLLSSINFIRKANQEEIKTSMMRLSDANETRLYEYLGELGKKNTPIRKFKKFLQNSYLKSAGIGENKCVVLVGLDGSRQEVDHSFEGLKKLWKKSGAIFAGEKLGQNWIHSRYNMPFLRNHIMQYGMGVDTMETSSTYDKLEDLHKAGIESLQNSIPGSIAMCHLSHSYHEGACLYYTILFPMDAKKPEEQWFKMKRSVSDTFASFKAPISHHHGVGFDHKKWYESSLGKPGIQALNGLKKVLDQKEILNPGKLFHS from the coding sequence ATGTTCTACCACGAGCTCAATCCCAAAATCGACTACTCCAGATCCAACCTAAGATGGAATGCCTGGGGTGCAAACGATCAAGACTTCGGTAGAAAGGCACAGATGCCGGAGATACTCAAACTTCTCCAAAGAGAATTTAAATTAGATTCAATCCGTGAGACTCCAGCAGTCTCTTTAGATGATATCAAACTACCGAATGGCAAACTAAGCCAGAACGATATCAAAAACCTAAGTTCTATCGTAGGTAAAAGCAATTTCAAAAATGATAGATACGAAAGAATTTTCCATTCCGCAGGCAGAAGTTATTACGATGTTCTAAGACTTCACTTCAATAGTCTAAAATCATTCGTAGACGGAGTTGTTTATCCTAAAAAAGATTCTGAGATTATTAAAATTTTAGAATATTGTTCTAAAAATAAGATCACTGTCATTCCATTCGGAGGAGGATCTTCCGTTGTAGGCGGTGTGGAAGTAATTAAAGGAAAAGGACAAAAAGCAGTTCTATCTTTGGATATGACAGGAATGACTGAACTACTGTCTTTCGATCCGATCAGCATGACTGCGACCTTCCAAGCCGGGATCTACGGCCCTAAATTGGAATATGGACTAAACTTAAAAGGATACACCTTAGGACATTTCCCTCAGTCATTCGAATATTCCACCTTGGGTGGATGGGTCGCTGCAAGAAGTGCGGGACAGCAGTCCAATCGTTACGGAAAGATAGAAGAGATACTAAGTTCAGTAAAACTGATCAGCCCTAACGGAACAGTAGAAACTTTAAGAGCACCGGCATCTTCTATCGGACCGGACTGGAACCAGATCATCGCAGGTAGCGAAGGTCTTTTAGGAATTATTTCGGAAGTTACTATCAAGATCCATAAAATCCCAGAGACTAGAAAATATTTTGGATTAGTATTTCCGGACCTACTTTCTTCCATCAATTTTATCAGGAAGGCGAACCAGGAAGAGATCAAAACTTCTATGATGAGACTTTCCGATGCAAACGAAACAAGACTCTATGAGTATCTCGGAGAATTAGGAAAGAAGAATACACCAATCCGCAAATTCAAAAAATTCCTGCAGAATTCTTATCTGAAATCAGCTGGGATCGGAGAGAACAAATGTGTTGTTTTAGTGGGATTGGACGGATCCAGACAGGAAGTAGATCATTCTTTTGAAGGTCTTAAAAAACTTTGGAAAAAAAGCGGAGCCATCTTTGCCGGAGAAAAACTAGGTCAGAACTGGATCCATAGCAGATATAATATGCCTTTCTTACGAAACCATATAATGCAATACGGAATGGGAGTGGATACAATGGAAACTTCCAGCACTTATGATAAGTTAGAAGATCTTCATAAAGCTGGAATTGAGTCTTTACAAAATTCTATCCCAGGTTCTATCGCCATGTGCCATTTATCCCATAGCTATCACGAGGGAGCTTGTTTGTATTATACGATCTTATTCCCAATGGATGCCAAAAAACCGGAAGAACAATGGTTTAAAATGAAAAGATCCGTTTCCGATACATTCGCTTCTTTTAAAGCTCCGATCAGCCATCACCATGGAGTCGGTTTCGATCATAAAAAATGGTACGAATCTAGCTTAGGTAAACCTGGAATACAAGCTTTAAATGGACTTAAGAAAGTATTGGATCAAAAAGAAATTTTGAATCCGGGAAAACTATTCCATTCTTAA